In the genome of bacterium, the window TGCTTCCGCTTACTTGGAATCCTCCACCTCTGTGATCTGCCACGTTATACACTTGAATTTTAAATTCCTTAGTCGTATATTAGTCGGACAATTCCTGTTACATGGTCGAAATGATATTCGGGAGGTCGGCATGTCTGTGATAGCGAATTTGGAACCCAGGCTGCTCTGGCAGCATTTTGATGAGATTCGAAAGATCCCGCACGGATCGGGGAATGAAAAGGCAATCGGCCAATATGTGGTTTCCGTCGCACAGCGGCTCGGCTTGAAATATCTTCGCGAAAAAAGCGGTAACGTTATTATTTACAAACCTGCAGCAAGCGGACATGAGAAGGCGCAGACTTTGATCCTTCAAGGCCACTTGGATATGGTGTGTGAAAAACACTCCAGCAAAACATTCGATTTTTTACGGGATCCGATCGAGCTGGAGATTGACAGCGAGTGGTTGATGGCTAAAGGCACCACCCTGGGCGCTGACAACGGAGTTGGGGTTGCGGCCATACTCGCTGTTTTAGAGGACAAGACCCTGCTGCATGGGCCGCTGGAGGCGGTCTTCACCGTGGATGAAGAGCGTGGCCTGCAGGGTGCACGAACCCTCTCTACCAAAGCCTTGAAGGGGCGCACACTGCTGAATCTGGACAGCGAGGAATTAGGCGTTTTTTCCATCGGTTGCGCCGGCGGTGCGGATTCGCTGATCACGCTGCCTATCACCCGCAAACGAGCCAAAGGCGCCGCACTGGTTGAAATCCATCTGAGTGGACTGCGGGGCGGCCATTCCGGCATTGATATCCATGAGGGACGCGGCAATGCGATTAAAATTCTAAATCGCCTGTTGTGGCAGATGCAGAAAAAGGTCCCCTTTGAATTGGTATTTCTCAATGGCGGCGACAAACACAACGCCATTCCGCGGGAAGTGGTCGCCCAAGTAGTGATGCCGAAATCCAAGGTGGCGGCAGCGGAAAAATGGCTGGCAGCCGCCCTGAAGGACCTTATCATCGAGTTCAAGCCGGTTGAGCACAGCATCAAGCTGACCATGAAAGTGATCGATAAAAAGCTGCAGCCGGTGTTGAGCGGCGCGAGCCAGGAAAAGCTGTTGGGATTGCTCTTCGCCCTCCCGCACGGACCGCTGGCCATGAGCCGTTCCATCAAGGATCTGGTGGAAACTTCCAACAACGTGGCTGCCATCAAATGTGAAAAGAGCCGGGTGGTGATCGTCTGCAGCAGTCGCAGCTCCAATATGGCCGCCCTGCGGGCGACGCGCAACAAACTGGCGGCGATCGCCAAACTCGCCGGCGCTAAAATTCAGCAGCCTGAGGGATATCCGGGCTGGATGCCCAATCTGGAATCACCGGTGCTCAAGGTGACCATGGATACCTTTCGCGCGATCACCGGCAAGAACGCCCATTTTCAGGCCATTCACGCCGGTCTGGAGTGCGGCATCATCGGTGAAAAATTTCCCGGCATGGACATGATCTCGCTCGGGCCCACTCTGCAACATCCTCATTCCCCGGAGGAACGGGTGCACATCGGCTCGGTGGCAATCTTTTATAAGCACCTGCTGAAAATATTGGAAACGCTCTCCTGAGCACGAGGCGTTTGCATCAAGATGTCTTTATCAGGCCCTGGCAATTATATTGTCGGGGCTTTTTTTCAGCGGGTTGTTGGGATTGCCGATCGGTCCGGCAAATGAAGCAGACACCGGGGTAGAGAGCTATCCGCAAGCGACGCACGAGGCAAAAGGAGAAGGGCGAGTCGATCTATTGGTAAGGAGCAAGGAGCAGCCTCTGTCCGGTGTGTGGGCGGAGGAAAAACAGTTCAGCGCGCAAAACAGCGCGCTGAGACCAGCTGGAGGCCTACGGTAATGGTGAAACAGCTCGTGATTTTGTCTGGACCGTCCTGCGCCGGCAAAACGCCGTTGCTCAAGACCGTTCGCCGGCTGCGGCCGGATCTGGGCATGGCGACGCCGGTCTTGTACACCAGTCGCCCTCCTCGTCCGGGTGAGCAGGAAGGGG includes:
- a CDS encoding aminoacyl-histidine dipeptidase; translation: MSVIANLEPRLLWQHFDEIRKIPHGSGNEKAIGQYVVSVAQRLGLKYLREKSGNVIIYKPAASGHEKAQTLILQGHLDMVCEKHSSKTFDFLRDPIELEIDSEWLMAKGTTLGADNGVGVAAILAVLEDKTLLHGPLEAVFTVDEERGLQGARTLSTKALKGRTLLNLDSEELGVFSIGCAGGADSLITLPITRKRAKGAALVEIHLSGLRGGHSGIDIHEGRGNAIKILNRLLWQMQKKVPFELVFLNGGDKHNAIPREVVAQVVMPKSKVAAAEKWLAAALKDLIIEFKPVEHSIKLTMKVIDKKLQPVLSGASQEKLLGLLFALPHGPLAMSRSIKDLVETSNNVAAIKCEKSRVVIVCSSRSSNMAALRATRNKLAAIAKLAGAKIQQPEGYPGWMPNLESPVLKVTMDTFRAITGKNAHFQAIHAGLECGIIGEKFPGMDMISLGPTLQHPHSPEERVHIGSVAIFYKHLLKILETLS